A DNA window from Micromonospora sp. NBC_01739 contains the following coding sequences:
- a CDS encoding ester cyclase: protein MSTQELRDFYLRYVELANKREFERMADFAHEEVIMNGTPVKMADMVAEFYKHVDAVPDLHWEIQEIVVEGDRIAARLIDTGTPVKEWNGLNPTGASVTFAETAFYQLEDGKFKFMWYLMDTDSVRRQLAG, encoded by the coding sequence ATGTCTACCCAGGAACTGCGCGACTTCTACCTGCGGTATGTCGAGTTGGCGAACAAGCGTGAGTTCGAGCGCATGGCTGATTTCGCCCACGAAGAGGTCATCATGAACGGCACCCCGGTCAAGATGGCCGACATGGTGGCCGAGTTCTACAAGCACGTCGACGCCGTGCCGGATCTCCACTGGGAGATCCAGGAGATCGTCGTCGAGGGCGACCGGATCGCCGCTCGTCTGATCGACACCGGGACGCCGGTCAAGGAGTGGAACGGCCTGAACCCCACCGGGGCGTCGGTGACGTTCGCCGAGACCGCCTTCTACCAGCTCGAGGACGGCAAGTTCAAGTTCATGTGGTACCTGATGGACACCGACTCGGTGCGGCGACAGCTCGCCGGCTAA